The following are encoded together in the Malaya genurostris strain Urasoe2022 chromosome 3, Malgen_1.1, whole genome shotgun sequence genome:
- the LOC131438307 gene encoding cuticle protein 16.5-like, which yields MFKLVVLSAVLAIAASAPSESLYAAAPLAYTSVVHQPTVYAQKEIAYQKNIIEEPTVAHVGTVLKNIPTGVSHHSSSVVHHDAKISEPIYAPTVKKTVVSTPIEKTTYHQTVAAAPAITYAAAPIAKAAYVQAAPALTYAAAPAYSYAAAPALTYAAAPAYGYAASPIAYTGSYYGGVPAVYAKY from the exons ATGTTCAAACTG GTGGTGTTGTCTGCTGTTCTGGCCATTGCCGCTTCCGCTCCAAGCGAGTCCCTGTACGCTGCTGCTCCTTTGGCATACACATCGGTGGTACATCAGCCAACCGTCTATGCTCAGAAGGAAATTGCCTACCAGAAGAATATCATCGAAGAGCCAACCGTCGCCCATGTCGGAACTGTTCTGAAGAACATCCCAACTGGAGTATCCCACCATAGCTCGTCGGTTGTGCACCATGATGCCAAGATCTCCGAGCCAATCTATGCTCCGACCGTGAAGAAGACCGTCGTCTCGACTCCAATTGAGAAGACCACTTACCACCAGACCGTGGCGGCTGCTCCAGCTATTACCTACGCCGCTGCCCCAATTGCCAAGGCTGCCTATGTTCAGGCCGCCCCTGCCCTGACCTACGCTGCTGCTCCAGCCTACAGCTATGCTGCTGCCCCAGCCCTGACCTACGCTGCTGCCCCTGCCTACGGATACGCTGCTTCCCCGATCGCTTATACCGGAAGCTACTACGGCGGAGTCCCAGCTGTGTATGCTAAATACTAA
- the LOC131436728 gene encoding uncharacterized protein LOC131436728 → MYQIVTFFAFLVAQSCVLSQTTEFNNGTRTPSAQDIYDLSEEDFQLWLSGRSPKAWGGPTNISTSTDIPSTTTPVSSTTLTNEITSVDYQTIVDQKTSTTESPTLFTTSSTTAPSNDDQDSGYVYQRPENSLSPMKLHMQQSPTVDNQLITDVNSLAYSGNGLPGQECQLIAQLLQRRPGAISFQSSATIHRFQESTTAAPPFPGNSHHSDIFLSQNQKPQQSSTAAPPPLPPSGTIRVQQFQRQPQLVPIQQHLLLSEPTVIPLRPHGSQRTSEFYGNPAFFRQQWPFSHPAYEAPVALRYY, encoded by the exons atgtATCAAATA GTGACATTTTTTGCGTTCCTGGTTGCGCAGTCTTGTGTTTTGAGTCAAACGACTGAGTTTAATAATGGAACTAGGACACCCAGCGCTCAGGATATTTATGATTTAAGCGAGGAGGATTTCCAGTTATGGTTATCGGGTAGAAGCCCGAAAGCTTGGGGTGGACCAACAAACATTAGTACCTCAACCGATATTCCTAGCACAACAACACCTGTATCAAGTACAACCCTAACGAATGAGATCACTTCAGTAGATTATCAAACCATAGTTGATCAAAAAACGTCTACTACTGAGAGTCCAACACTTTTTACAACTTCCTCAACCACCGCACCCAGCAACGACGACCAGGACTCCGGTTACGTGTATCAGCGACCCGAAAACTCTCTTTCCCCGATGAAACTTCACATGCAGCAGTCTCCGACAGTTGACAATCAGCTTATAACGGATGTTAACAGCTTAGCGTATTCAGGAAACGGATTACCAGGTCAAGAGTGTCAACTTATCGCCCAACTACTGCAGCGTCGTCCGGGAGCAATATCGTTTCAATCGAGCGCTACTATCCATCGGTTTCAAGAGAGTACAACGGCAGCACCACCATTTCCGGGAAATTCTCATCACAGTGATATATTTCTTAGCCAAAATCAGAAACCGCAACAATCATCCACGGCCGCTCCTCCACCATTACCACCATCTGGTACAATAAGAGTGCAGCAATTCCAAAGGCAGCCACAGTTGGTGCCAATTCAGCAGCACTTGCTGCTATCGGAACCAACCGTTATTCCGCTCAGGCCACACGGAAGTCAACGAACCTCGGAGTTCTACGGTAATCCTGCCTTCTTCAGACAGCAATGGCCATTTTCACATCCTGCTTACGAGGCTCCCGTTGCACTCCGCTACTACTAG
- the LOC131438101 gene encoding retinin-like — protein MFKLVVLSTLFALAAARPGYGYAPLAYHAPAIIAKPEIYYEKSIIEEPAIAHVGTVVKHIPTAVSHQSSTVVHSSAKYAEPIYAPTVKHTVVSTPIVKTAYHSYPAYAYAPALHLGHLGHHY, from the exons ATGTTCAAGTTG GTGGTGTTGTCGACTTTGTTCGCCCTTGCAGCGGCCCGTCCAGGATATGGTTATGCCCCCTTGGCTTACCACGCACCGGCTATCATTGCAAAGCCGGAGATCTACTACGAAAAGAGCATCATCGAGGAACCAGCGATTGCACATGTCGGAACGGTTGTGAAGCACATCCCGACTGCAGTTTCCCATCAGAGTTCAACCGTTGTTCACAGTTCGGCCAAATACGCTGAACCCATTTATGCGCCAACTGTGAAGCACACCGTTGTTTCCACTCCGATTGTCAAGACCGCCTACCATTCATATCCTGCCTACGCCTACGCACCGGCGCTGCACCTGGGACATCTGGGACATCATTACTGA